One region of Acropora muricata isolate sample 2 chromosome 13, ASM3666990v1, whole genome shotgun sequence genomic DNA includes:
- the LOC136896390 gene encoding protein NLRC3-like isoform X1, producing MASTASYGLCHLGIRDNQKRWLVFGIALNEILIPHVRPLVEQEVNEEYNTLKTSHSIDSQSATGRLEKWNKSLKYENINGNHSLPRLRGGNYDYSKFNCQVLTHTDFAKLYLESYMIHFNAFDDHLDASAVLLLLGRVPVFPGTVQAAANSVRNERNDWAHCVFSKWNEAKFKHSFAEMEDLVKAMALPSSHEGKIVGELKDWQNKGTQLCMNSPVEQKLLQLVDSLEKNVKNWSDELKEEKDKVQHQLQIFRSEIKERLAKVETEQQGLKTGQIRLGNELQRLESDHKKWKAEQQRLQSDVEQRVIKCEGEISDLKEKRSQQESHTVVANPERFVQYIRKDYKNAMLCPFLWCEDDLQFKLDNIFTRLQIVSKTKEWSKLTEDVVDMTDVFRPHAECENPRVVLVEGNPAMGKSTFCQKLAHDWSLSRIPEDSSFPKVEILLLLKCRDMNVGIANIQEVIDDQLLLEDVDRSEKENFFHFIRSNQSRVLLVLDGLDELNHEDLFQGLLPLIKGKVLPNINLLLTARPEMGARVRRYCDSLLQIVGYTKDDVNSYIEQYFRNHSDPSLAKKLKDKLADDDQLKELTTSPMNTALLCLLCEETNGIFPTKQTELYECLVSCAIRRYFAKRAVDLGGENPSEMYRDQLNQLGNMAFEALLKNRLYFSEVEMRSKNFLQLCFVTREPSTSKMKPTPCYAFAHKTFQEYFAALHLANQVLMDSKQGEALLWKLSPVDNWQVWKFLFPLVAKKDGERAVFVVSCLAGAVSRHAIPKPKKVIRSETLSFVFIDALKWELELSERERFYSDIVAKVLDAIASCEEYDEVLSDWQRKMLVKLAESVHLDRLTLCLENPRYPLAFSEYLSASCTLIKLELTIVSSSFSKLGDVLQSLHKLVHFELFISGGSSVGIFQSFPESCSLLTRLKVIGKLSEEDVPVILDDVCRNQALTHLCVCQPGISDLEAIIFAKGLQTNVNLTHLTLQDHNISTVGFNALSQALHTNCVLTHLDLSRNALSDEVAYALSEALEINTTLTHLRLEHAHFIKDRIGPLGASALARALKKNSTLKWLLLGFNSIGNFGALAFADALKTNSTLTHLDLHYNHIGDFGIEAIFKALQCNHVMTHLGLGFNVISDSGAEALAGALQLPATQLSYLDLYGCKITSLGVEVLAGALRTNRSLIYLTLEETGISSSATALAEALQSNRTLTELNLCVNHIGNTEAIQLAQTLLDKNNTLAYLNLTDNRIGAKGKAELASVNQERCIIDFEDES from the exons GTTATGCCACCTTGGTATCAGAGACAATCAAAAACGCTGGCTTGTGTTTGGAATAGCCCTTAACGAGATCCTTATACCGCATGTTAGACCTTTGGTAGAGCAAGAAGTTAACGAGGAGTACAACACACTCAAAACAAGCCATAGTATTGACTCGCAGAGTGCTACTGGTCGTTTGGAGAAATGGAATAAATCGCTGAAATATGAAAACATTAATGGCAATCATAGCCTTCCCCGGCTTCGTGGTGGGAACTATGATTATAGCAAGTTTAACTGTCAGGTTCTTACGCACACTGACTTCGCAAAGCTGTATCTTGAAAGTTACATGATACATTTCAATGCATTTGATGATCATTTAGATGCATCAGCTGTGTTGCTGTTGTTGGGTAGGGTTCCTGTGTTTCCAGGTACCGTGCAGGCTGCTGCAAATAGTGTTCGAAACGAAAGGAATGACTGGGCACACTGTGTCTTCAGTAAATGGAATGAAGCCAAGTTTAAACACAGCTTTGCCGAGATGGAAGACTTGGTGAAGGCCATGGCTTTGCCTTCTTCACATGAAGGAAAGATTGTTGGAGAGCTTAAGGACTGGCAAAATAAAG GGACGCAACTCTGTATGAACTCCCCTGTGGAGCAAAAACTTTTACAACTCGTTGATTCActtgaaaaaaatgtcaagaatTGGTCTGATGAACTAAAGGAAGAAAAGGACAAagttcaacatcagctacagaTATTTCGCTCTGAGATTAAGGAAAGGTTAGCGAAAGTGGAGACTGAGCAGCAGGGATTGAAGACTGGTCAAATCAGATTGGGGAATGAGCTGCAGAGATTAGAGTCTGATCACAAGAAATGGAAGGCAGAACAACAGAGGTTGCAGTCCGATGTTGAACAGCGAGTGATCAAATGTGAAG GTGAAATCAGcgatttgaaagaaaagagaTCACAACAGGAAAGTCACACAGTAGTTG cgaatCCCGAAAGATTTGTCCAGTACATTAGGAAAGACTACAAAAACGCCATGTTATGTCCATTTCTATGGTGTGAGGATGACCTGCAATTCAAGCTGGATAACATTTTCACCAGGTTACAGATTGTAAGTAAGACAAAGGAATGGTCAAAGCTGACAGAGGACGTTGTTGATATGACAGATGTCTTCAGACCACACGCGGAATGCGAGAATCCAAGAGTAGTGCTAGTTGAGGGTAATCCAGCTATGGGCAAATCCACATTCTGTCAGAAGCTTGCCCATGATTGGTCCTTAAGTCGAATTCCAGAGGACAGCTCGTTTCCCAAGGTGGAGattttgcttttgttaaaaTGCCGCGACATGAACGTGGGAATCGCGAACATCCAGGAGGTAATCGATGATCAGCTTCTACTAGAAGATGTTGACAGAAGcgaaaaggaaaatttcttccattttattCGCTCTAATCAGTCCAGAGTCTTACTGGTCCTTGATGGTCTAGATGAATTGAACCACGAAGATCTATTCCAGGGACTCCTTCCCCTGATTAAAGGGAAAGTGTTACCCAACATAAATCTTCTGTTAACAGCTCGACCTGAAATGGGAGCGAGAGTACGGCGCTACTGTGACAGCCTTCTTCAAATTGTCGGCTACACAAAGGATGATGTTAACAGCTACATTGAGCAGTATTTCCGCAATCACAGTGATCCAAGCCTTGCGAAGAAGTTAAAGGATAAGTTAGCTGACGACGATCAGCTCAAGGAATTGACCACTAGTCCAATGAATACAGCTTTGTTATGTCTTCTTTGTGAAGAAACAAATGGTATATTTCCCACCAAACAAACGGAACTGTACGAATGTCTTGTCTCGTGTGCTATCAGAAGATACTTTGCAAAGAGGGCAGTTGACTTAGGTGGAGAAAATCCCTCTGAGATGTACAGAGATCAACTGAATCAGTTAGGCAACATGGCATTTGAGGCTTTATTGAAGAATCGTCTTTATTTTAGCGAAGTGGAAATGAGGTCAAAaaattttttgcagttgtgcttTGTTACGCGTGAGCCAAGTACAAGCAAGATGAAACCAACCCCTTGCTATGCATTTGCTCACAAGACGTTTCAAGAGTACTTCGCTGCGTTACATTTGGCGAATCAGGTGTTAATGGACAGTAAGCAAGGCGAAGCACTGCTGTGGAAATTGAGTCCTGTCGATAATTGGCAGGTGTGGAAGTTTCTATTTCCATTGGTAGCAAAGAAGGACGGTGAGAGGGCAGTGTTCGTTGTTTCATGTCTTGCTGGTGCTGTCTCACGTCACGCAATACCTAAGCCAAAGAAAGTCATTAGAAGTGAAACACTCTCATTTGTCTTTATCGATGCATTGAAGTGGGAGCTAGAGTTAAGTGAACGTGAGAGATTTTACAGTGACATCGTAGCAAAAGTACTTGATGCCATAGCTTCCTGTGAAGAATATGACGAGGTACTTTCTGATTGGCAAAGGAAAATGCTGGTCAAACTTGCGGAAAGCGTACACTTGGATAGATTAACTCTATGCTTAGAAAATCCCCGCTATCCTCTCGCTTTCTCAGAATATCTGAGTGCTAGCTGCACATTGATAAAGCTAGAGTTAACGATTGTAAGTAGCAGCTTCTCAAAACTTGGTGATGTACTTCAGTCGTTGCACAAACTTGTGCATTTTGAGCTATTTATTTCTGGGGGGTCCTCCGTGGGGATCTTTCAATCTTTCCCTGAATCATGTTCGCTCTTGACTCGTTTAAAAGTAATAGGCAAATTATCTGAGGAAGACGTTCCAGTAATATTAGATGATGTTTGCAGGAATCAAGCCCTAACGCATTTATGTGTGTGTCAACCTGGGATCTCCGATCTGGAAGCcataatttttgcaaagggtcttcAAACAAATGTCAACTTGACACATTTGACCCTTCAAGACCACAATATCAGTACTGTTGGGTTCAACGCTTTGTCACAGGCTCTTCACACCAACTGCGTGCTAACGCATCTTGATTTGAGTAGGAATGCGCTGAGTGATGAAGTTGCTTATGCATTGAGTGAAGCTTTGGAGATTAATACTACTCTAACCCACTTAAGGTTGGAACATGCTCACTTCATTAAAGACCGAATTGGCCCGTTAGGTGCGTCAGCATTGGCAAGAgcactaaaaaaaaacagtacatTGAAATGGTTACTTCTGGGATTCAATTCCATAGGGAACTTCGGGGCACTAGCATTTGCAGATGCTCTCAAGACAAATTCTACTCTGACTCACTTGGATCTCCATTATAATCATATCGGTGATTTTGGAATAGAAGCTATTTTTAAAGCACTGCAGTGCAATCATGTTATGACCCATTTAGGTCTAGGTTTTAACGTCATTAGCGATTCAGGAGCAGAAGCTTTGGCAGGAGCATTACAATTGCCAGCTACACAGTTGTCCTATTTGGATCTTTATGGCTGCAAGATTACTTCTCTTGGTGTAGAAGTCCTTGCAGGGGCTCTTCGGACCAATCGTTCTCTGATTTACTTGACTCTGGAAGAAACAGGTATTTCAAGTTCAGCGACGGCGCTAGCTGAAGCGCTGCAATCGAACCGAACTCTGACTGAGCTGAATCTATGCGTTAACCACATCGGAAATACAGAAGCCATACAACTGGCGCAAACTCTCCTCGACAAGAACAACACCTTGGCTTATTTAAACTTGACTGATAATAGAATCGGTGCCAAAGGAAAAGCAGAACTTGCATCGGTTAATCAGGAGAGATGTATTATTGATTTTGAAGACGAAAGTTGA
- the LOC136896390 gene encoding protein NLRC3-like isoform X2 — translation MGTVQAAANSVRNERNDWAHCVFSKWNEAKFKHSFAEMEDLVKAMALPSSHEGKIVGELKDWQNKGTQLCMNSPVEQKLLQLVDSLEKNVKNWSDELKEEKDKVQHQLQIFRSEIKERLAKVETEQQGLKTGQIRLGNELQRLESDHKKWKAEQQRLQSDVEQRVIKCEGEISDLKEKRSQQESHTVVANPERFVQYIRKDYKNAMLCPFLWCEDDLQFKLDNIFTRLQIVSKTKEWSKLTEDVVDMTDVFRPHAECENPRVVLVEGNPAMGKSTFCQKLAHDWSLSRIPEDSSFPKVEILLLLKCRDMNVGIANIQEVIDDQLLLEDVDRSEKENFFHFIRSNQSRVLLVLDGLDELNHEDLFQGLLPLIKGKVLPNINLLLTARPEMGARVRRYCDSLLQIVGYTKDDVNSYIEQYFRNHSDPSLAKKLKDKLADDDQLKELTTSPMNTALLCLLCEETNGIFPTKQTELYECLVSCAIRRYFAKRAVDLGGENPSEMYRDQLNQLGNMAFEALLKNRLYFSEVEMRSKNFLQLCFVTREPSTSKMKPTPCYAFAHKTFQEYFAALHLANQVLMDSKQGEALLWKLSPVDNWQVWKFLFPLVAKKDGERAVFVVSCLAGAVSRHAIPKPKKVIRSETLSFVFIDALKWELELSERERFYSDIVAKVLDAIASCEEYDEVLSDWQRKMLVKLAESVHLDRLTLCLENPRYPLAFSEYLSASCTLIKLELTIVSSSFSKLGDVLQSLHKLVHFELFISGGSSVGIFQSFPESCSLLTRLKVIGKLSEEDVPVILDDVCRNQALTHLCVCQPGISDLEAIIFAKGLQTNVNLTHLTLQDHNISTVGFNALSQALHTNCVLTHLDLSRNALSDEVAYALSEALEINTTLTHLRLEHAHFIKDRIGPLGASALARALKKNSTLKWLLLGFNSIGNFGALAFADALKTNSTLTHLDLHYNHIGDFGIEAIFKALQCNHVMTHLGLGFNVISDSGAEALAGALQLPATQLSYLDLYGCKITSLGVEVLAGALRTNRSLIYLTLEETGISSSATALAEALQSNRTLTELNLCVNHIGNTEAIQLAQTLLDKNNTLAYLNLTDNRIGAKGKAELASVNQERCIIDFEDES, via the exons GTACCGTGCAGGCTGCTGCAAATAGTGTTCGAAACGAAAGGAATGACTGGGCACACTGTGTCTTCAGTAAATGGAATGAAGCCAAGTTTAAACACAGCTTTGCCGAGATGGAAGACTTGGTGAAGGCCATGGCTTTGCCTTCTTCACATGAAGGAAAGATTGTTGGAGAGCTTAAGGACTGGCAAAATAAAG GGACGCAACTCTGTATGAACTCCCCTGTGGAGCAAAAACTTTTACAACTCGTTGATTCActtgaaaaaaatgtcaagaatTGGTCTGATGAACTAAAGGAAGAAAAGGACAAagttcaacatcagctacagaTATTTCGCTCTGAGATTAAGGAAAGGTTAGCGAAAGTGGAGACTGAGCAGCAGGGATTGAAGACTGGTCAAATCAGATTGGGGAATGAGCTGCAGAGATTAGAGTCTGATCACAAGAAATGGAAGGCAGAACAACAGAGGTTGCAGTCCGATGTTGAACAGCGAGTGATCAAATGTGAAG GTGAAATCAGcgatttgaaagaaaagagaTCACAACAGGAAAGTCACACAGTAGTTG cgaatCCCGAAAGATTTGTCCAGTACATTAGGAAAGACTACAAAAACGCCATGTTATGTCCATTTCTATGGTGTGAGGATGACCTGCAATTCAAGCTGGATAACATTTTCACCAGGTTACAGATTGTAAGTAAGACAAAGGAATGGTCAAAGCTGACAGAGGACGTTGTTGATATGACAGATGTCTTCAGACCACACGCGGAATGCGAGAATCCAAGAGTAGTGCTAGTTGAGGGTAATCCAGCTATGGGCAAATCCACATTCTGTCAGAAGCTTGCCCATGATTGGTCCTTAAGTCGAATTCCAGAGGACAGCTCGTTTCCCAAGGTGGAGattttgcttttgttaaaaTGCCGCGACATGAACGTGGGAATCGCGAACATCCAGGAGGTAATCGATGATCAGCTTCTACTAGAAGATGTTGACAGAAGcgaaaaggaaaatttcttccattttattCGCTCTAATCAGTCCAGAGTCTTACTGGTCCTTGATGGTCTAGATGAATTGAACCACGAAGATCTATTCCAGGGACTCCTTCCCCTGATTAAAGGGAAAGTGTTACCCAACATAAATCTTCTGTTAACAGCTCGACCTGAAATGGGAGCGAGAGTACGGCGCTACTGTGACAGCCTTCTTCAAATTGTCGGCTACACAAAGGATGATGTTAACAGCTACATTGAGCAGTATTTCCGCAATCACAGTGATCCAAGCCTTGCGAAGAAGTTAAAGGATAAGTTAGCTGACGACGATCAGCTCAAGGAATTGACCACTAGTCCAATGAATACAGCTTTGTTATGTCTTCTTTGTGAAGAAACAAATGGTATATTTCCCACCAAACAAACGGAACTGTACGAATGTCTTGTCTCGTGTGCTATCAGAAGATACTTTGCAAAGAGGGCAGTTGACTTAGGTGGAGAAAATCCCTCTGAGATGTACAGAGATCAACTGAATCAGTTAGGCAACATGGCATTTGAGGCTTTATTGAAGAATCGTCTTTATTTTAGCGAAGTGGAAATGAGGTCAAAaaattttttgcagttgtgcttTGTTACGCGTGAGCCAAGTACAAGCAAGATGAAACCAACCCCTTGCTATGCATTTGCTCACAAGACGTTTCAAGAGTACTTCGCTGCGTTACATTTGGCGAATCAGGTGTTAATGGACAGTAAGCAAGGCGAAGCACTGCTGTGGAAATTGAGTCCTGTCGATAATTGGCAGGTGTGGAAGTTTCTATTTCCATTGGTAGCAAAGAAGGACGGTGAGAGGGCAGTGTTCGTTGTTTCATGTCTTGCTGGTGCTGTCTCACGTCACGCAATACCTAAGCCAAAGAAAGTCATTAGAAGTGAAACACTCTCATTTGTCTTTATCGATGCATTGAAGTGGGAGCTAGAGTTAAGTGAACGTGAGAGATTTTACAGTGACATCGTAGCAAAAGTACTTGATGCCATAGCTTCCTGTGAAGAATATGACGAGGTACTTTCTGATTGGCAAAGGAAAATGCTGGTCAAACTTGCGGAAAGCGTACACTTGGATAGATTAACTCTATGCTTAGAAAATCCCCGCTATCCTCTCGCTTTCTCAGAATATCTGAGTGCTAGCTGCACATTGATAAAGCTAGAGTTAACGATTGTAAGTAGCAGCTTCTCAAAACTTGGTGATGTACTTCAGTCGTTGCACAAACTTGTGCATTTTGAGCTATTTATTTCTGGGGGGTCCTCCGTGGGGATCTTTCAATCTTTCCCTGAATCATGTTCGCTCTTGACTCGTTTAAAAGTAATAGGCAAATTATCTGAGGAAGACGTTCCAGTAATATTAGATGATGTTTGCAGGAATCAAGCCCTAACGCATTTATGTGTGTGTCAACCTGGGATCTCCGATCTGGAAGCcataatttttgcaaagggtcttcAAACAAATGTCAACTTGACACATTTGACCCTTCAAGACCACAATATCAGTACTGTTGGGTTCAACGCTTTGTCACAGGCTCTTCACACCAACTGCGTGCTAACGCATCTTGATTTGAGTAGGAATGCGCTGAGTGATGAAGTTGCTTATGCATTGAGTGAAGCTTTGGAGATTAATACTACTCTAACCCACTTAAGGTTGGAACATGCTCACTTCATTAAAGACCGAATTGGCCCGTTAGGTGCGTCAGCATTGGCAAGAgcactaaaaaaaaacagtacatTGAAATGGTTACTTCTGGGATTCAATTCCATAGGGAACTTCGGGGCACTAGCATTTGCAGATGCTCTCAAGACAAATTCTACTCTGACTCACTTGGATCTCCATTATAATCATATCGGTGATTTTGGAATAGAAGCTATTTTTAAAGCACTGCAGTGCAATCATGTTATGACCCATTTAGGTCTAGGTTTTAACGTCATTAGCGATTCAGGAGCAGAAGCTTTGGCAGGAGCATTACAATTGCCAGCTACACAGTTGTCCTATTTGGATCTTTATGGCTGCAAGATTACTTCTCTTGGTGTAGAAGTCCTTGCAGGGGCTCTTCGGACCAATCGTTCTCTGATTTACTTGACTCTGGAAGAAACAGGTATTTCAAGTTCAGCGACGGCGCTAGCTGAAGCGCTGCAATCGAACCGAACTCTGACTGAGCTGAATCTATGCGTTAACCACATCGGAAATACAGAAGCCATACAACTGGCGCAAACTCTCCTCGACAAGAACAACACCTTGGCTTATTTAAACTTGACTGATAATAGAATCGGTGCCAAAGGAAAAGCAGAACTTGCATCGGTTAATCAGGAGAGATGTATTATTGATTTTGAAGACGAAAGTTGA